One region of Syntrophobacter fumaroxidans MPOB genomic DNA includes:
- a CDS encoding IS1634 family transposase, which yields MAHLHKKMKKDRPYYYVREMARVDGKLKVVEQIYLGSPERIKQLATAEKGTCTRISVREFGALWLANLPAGQIDLAGIVDSVAPRMPREKGPTIGEYFLYAVLNRMVEARSKRALPTWYQNTAIQHIRPVDVNKLNSQRYWEKWERVAPEQIEQISSLFFSKVRTMAESRSDCFLFDTTNYYSYMAGQTESELAKRGKNKDGKDWLRQVGVALLASREGRLPLFYREYEGNRHDSKVFWRVMDEAFSAMRGFADPGAELTIVFDKGMNAQENIERIDACKGFHFITTYSTHFAEEFLRAKLCAFKPVDSARNRELERLGKEDDRIVAWRGAGEFWGKERTVVVTYNPRTAAKQRYGFDRKLLELQEVLYELRSRAKSGKAPWNQLKHLEKHYLQACEKLYLPNDLYQFDLEKEAGKPKFVFRKDYYRIGKHIERFGKNIIVTDHANWSTDEIVRASLDRYLVEEAFRQSKDDELVSVLPMRHWTDGKIRCHIFTCMAALTYLRVLENRLAQAGIGQTAAVAMESMRNLHSCLCWYAGKSKPQWMIEEPTEDQSAILRAFGHKIASGVLQKLSG from the coding sequence ATGGCGCACCTACACAAGAAAATGAAAAAGGATAGACCCTACTACTACGTCCGTGAGATGGCCAGGGTCGATGGGAAGCTCAAGGTGGTCGAGCAGATCTACCTCGGCAGTCCGGAGCGCATTAAACAACTGGCTACTGCGGAAAAAGGGACCTGCACCAGAATCTCGGTGCGGGAATTTGGGGCATTATGGCTTGCCAATTTGCCGGCAGGGCAGATCGACCTTGCCGGTATCGTCGACTCCGTTGCCCCAAGAATGCCAAGGGAGAAAGGACCGACGATTGGCGAGTACTTTCTCTATGCGGTATTGAACAGAATGGTGGAGGCTCGCTCCAAAAGGGCTCTTCCGACGTGGTACCAAAACACCGCCATCCAGCATATCAGGCCCGTTGATGTAAACAAGCTCAACTCGCAACGCTATTGGGAGAAATGGGAAAGGGTTGCACCCGAACAAATCGAGCAGATATCGAGTCTCTTTTTCTCAAAAGTTCGGACAATGGCCGAGAGCCGCTCGGATTGTTTTCTTTTCGATACGACCAACTACTACAGCTACATGGCCGGCCAAACGGAGTCGGAACTCGCGAAGCGGGGGAAGAATAAGGATGGAAAAGATTGGCTGCGTCAGGTCGGAGTTGCACTGCTGGCTTCAAGAGAAGGCCGTCTTCCGCTTTTCTACCGGGAGTATGAGGGCAATCGCCATGATTCGAAGGTGTTCTGGCGGGTAATGGATGAGGCGTTCTCCGCCATGCGGGGGTTTGCCGATCCCGGAGCCGAACTCACGATCGTTTTTGACAAGGGAATGAATGCGCAGGAAAATATAGAGCGAATCGATGCGTGCAAAGGTTTCCACTTCATAACCACCTACTCCACCCATTTTGCCGAGGAGTTTCTGCGCGCAAAGCTTTGCGCTTTCAAACCGGTCGATTCGGCCAGGAATCGTGAACTCGAAAGGCTTGGCAAGGAAGACGATCGCATTGTTGCCTGGAGAGGTGCAGGGGAGTTCTGGGGGAAGGAGAGGACGGTTGTAGTTACCTACAATCCCCGGACTGCCGCAAAGCAGAGGTACGGTTTCGACCGGAAGCTGCTCGAACTCCAGGAGGTGCTCTATGAACTGCGAAGCAGGGCCAAGTCCGGCAAGGCACCCTGGAATCAGTTAAAACATCTTGAGAAACATTATCTTCAGGCTTGCGAAAAGCTCTACCTGCCAAACGACCTTTATCAGTTCGATCTTGAAAAGGAGGCTGGCAAACCGAAGTTCGTCTTCAGAAAGGATTACTACCGGATAGGCAAGCACATCGAGAGGTTTGGAAAGAATATCATCGTTACCGACCACGCGAACTGGTCAACTGATGAGATCGTAAGAGCAAGCCTGGATCGCTACCTGGTCGAAGAGGCATTCCGGCAGTCAAAAGATGACGAACTCGTCAGCGTGCTTCCCATGCGGCACTGGACGGACGGAAAGATTCGCTGTCATATTTTTACCTGCATGGCAGCCCTCACGTATCTGCGCGTACTTGAGAACCGTCTGGCTCAGGCCGGAATCGGGCAAACCGCCGCTGTGGCAATGGAATCCATGCGCAACCTTCATTCATGCTTGTGCTGGTATGCCGGAAAGTCAAAACCCCAATGGATGATCGAGGAGCCCACCGAGGACCAATCCGCCATTCTCAGGGCATTCGGTCACAAAATCGCCAGTGGGGTCTTACAAAAATTAAGCGGCTAA
- a CDS encoding DUF6650 family protein, translating to MSKKPSLTKLKGKGLLSRLTGVSTPVGGVNWTPPIAEADVAKKLLVFLEDRRVLFMPYDSEVGYYVVESILEIRQRLTVDL from the coding sequence ATGAGCAAGAAGCCAAGCCTTACCAAACTCAAGGGCAAGGGACTGCTCAGCAGGCTCACGGGGGTTTCAACGCCAGTCGGCGGCGTCAATTGGACTCCACCAATCGCTGAAGCCGATGTTGCCAAAAAGTTGCTTGTCTTCCTCGAGGATCGACGCGTTCTCTTTATGCCTTACGACAGTGAAGTGGGATACTATGTGGTCGAGTCCATCCTGGAGATTCGCCAACGCCTTACGGTCGACTTGTAG
- a CDS encoding FmdB family zinc ribbon protein produces MPIYEFRCSRCGRKSEILTLRVSEAFSPVCKHCSSEEVARVPSRVRVRLSEETRLERLADPSRFAGLDENDPKSMARWMKEMGREMGDDLGAEDVDALVDEAMAEGDAAAQTGAGFGDDDL; encoded by the coding sequence ATGCCCATTTACGAATTCCGGTGCAGTCGATGCGGCAGGAAGAGCGAGATTCTCACGCTGCGGGTGTCCGAAGCCTTCTCGCCCGTCTGCAAACACTGCAGCAGCGAGGAAGTGGCGCGCGTGCCCTCGCGGGTTCGCGTGCGGCTCTCCGAGGAGACCCGCCTCGAACGCCTGGCGGACCCGTCGCGATTCGCGGGACTGGATGAGAACGACCCGAAGAGCATGGCCCGGTGGATGAAGGAAATGGGCCGCGAGATGGGGGACGACCTCGGCGCCGAGGACGTCGACGCGCTCGTGGACGAAGCCATGGCCGAAGGAGATGCCGCGGCCCAAACGGGCGCCGGGTTCGGCGATGACGACCTGTAA
- a CDS encoding OsmC family protein, with product MIYTVKVDVKEIENRIVECKVRNHVVRVDQPKEFGADDTAPTPPEMLAISLGSCVVSTIQFIAAQRNLDVGNIEVSVEGSIDFSRAMGVSDRERAGFGALKVGIRFDSGMASREKEDFIKTVFECGASIDNIRNATPVTCEILE from the coding sequence ATGATCTATACGGTCAAGGTCGACGTGAAGGAGATCGAGAATCGCATCGTCGAATGCAAGGTTCGAAATCATGTGGTCCGTGTCGATCAGCCAAAGGAGTTCGGGGCGGACGATACGGCGCCGACCCCTCCGGAGATGCTGGCGATTTCTCTCGGCAGCTGCGTTGTTTCCACGATTCAGTTCATTGCAGCGCAAAGGAACCTCGATGTCGGGAATATCGAAGTGAGCGTCGAAGGCAGCATAGACTTCTCGAGGGCGATGGGCGTAAGCGACAGGGAGCGGGCCGGTTTCGGCGCCTTGAAGGTTGGAATACGGTTCGATTCCGGAATGGCCTCCAGGGAAAAAGAGGATTTCATCAAGACGGTGTTTGAATGCGGGGCATCGATTGACAATATTCGGAATGCGACTCCCGTGACCTGCGAAATATTGGAATAG